In the Flavisolibacter tropicus genome, one interval contains:
- the zwf gene encoding glucose-6-phosphate dehydrogenase: MNHENDKAAPTIIVIFGGTGDLTKRKLLPAFYNLYLDGYLPEKFAIIGLGRTPLDNGAYQEKLKEGLGEFSRRGKPNEEQWEHFKSFITYLPSDVNDAASYQKLKEHLDHIDDQWGTRANRLFYLSVAPQLIAAVATNIGKVGLAADAAMDRIIVEKPFGHDKESAIELNRLLTRTFKEEQIYRIDHYLGKETVQNILVFRFGNALFEPIWNRNYIDSVQITVAETVGVEDRGDYYEGSGALRDMIQNHLLQILCMVAMEPPVSFDAEEIRNRKVDVLRAVRRLKPEEVHMYAVRGQYAGGWLQGKKVPGYREEKGVNPQSNTETYAALKLYIDNWRWQGVPFYLRTGKRMQEKTSSITIQFRPVPHSTFPQSKVGSLIPNRLTINIQPQMDISIRFIAKRPGLEMNLQPGEMVFDYDKCSTQTPEAYETLLLDTMQGDATLFMRADQVEEAWDVITPILETWATRDSLDFPNYAAGTWGPETAEALIAGQGHVWTVSPHLFENK; the protein is encoded by the coding sequence ATGAACCACGAAAACGATAAAGCCGCTCCTACTATCATTGTCATCTTTGGCGGTACGGGCGACCTGACAAAGCGCAAGTTGTTGCCTGCTTTTTACAACCTTTACCTTGATGGTTACCTGCCGGAAAAGTTTGCCATTATTGGGCTGGGCCGCACCCCACTGGATAATGGTGCCTATCAGGAAAAGCTAAAAGAAGGGTTGGGTGAATTCTCACGTAGAGGTAAGCCCAACGAGGAACAATGGGAGCATTTTAAGTCGTTCATTACCTACCTGCCCTCCGACGTCAATGATGCTGCTTCTTACCAAAAACTCAAAGAGCATTTAGACCATATCGATGATCAATGGGGAACCCGTGCCAATCGGCTATTTTACCTGTCGGTAGCGCCCCAGTTAATTGCAGCCGTTGCTACAAACATTGGTAAGGTCGGCTTGGCCGCTGATGCAGCCATGGATCGCATTATTGTAGAAAAGCCTTTTGGCCATGATAAAGAATCGGCTATTGAACTCAATCGCCTGCTGACACGCACCTTCAAGGAAGAGCAGATCTACCGCATCGATCACTACTTGGGAAAAGAAACCGTGCAGAATATCCTGGTCTTTCGCTTTGGCAATGCCTTGTTTGAACCTATCTGGAACCGCAACTATATCGATTCAGTGCAGATCACCGTTGCGGAAACGGTGGGTGTGGAAGACCGCGGCGATTATTATGAAGGATCTGGCGCTTTGCGCGATATGATACAAAACCACCTGTTACAAATTTTATGCATGGTTGCTATGGAGCCACCTGTATCGTTTGATGCAGAGGAGATCCGTAATCGCAAGGTAGATGTGTTGCGGGCTGTGCGGAGATTGAAGCCAGAAGAAGTACATATGTATGCAGTGCGCGGCCAGTATGCTGGCGGTTGGTTGCAAGGCAAAAAAGTACCCGGCTATCGCGAGGAAAAAGGTGTGAATCCGCAATCTAACACCGAAACGTATGCCGCCCTGAAATTGTATATCGATAACTGGCGCTGGCAGGGTGTGCCTTTTTACCTGCGCACCGGTAAGCGTATGCAGGAAAAAACATCCTCTATTACCATCCAGTTTAGGCCGGTACCACACTCCACCTTTCCGCAAAGTAAGGTTGGTAGCCTTATACCTAACCGGCTTACCATAAACATTCAGCCGCAAATGGATATCAGCATCCGCTTTATTGCCAAACGGCCAGGGCTGGAAATGAACCTGCAGCCAGGCGAAATGGTGTTTGATTACGACAAGTGTTCTACGCAAACGCCCGAAGCATATGAAACGCTATTGCTGGATACCATGCAAGGCGACGCTACTTTATTTATGCGTGCCGACCAGGTAGAAGAAGCCTGGGATGTGATCACACCCATACTGGAAACCTGGGCCACACGCGATTCGCTGGATTTTCCCAACTACGCTGCCGGCACCTGGGGACCCGAAACAGCCGAAGCCCTCATTGCTGGTCAAGGGCATGTGTGGACCGTAAGCCCGCATCTTTTTGAAAATAAATAA
- the gndA gene encoding NADP-dependent phosphogluconate dehydrogenase encodes MEEYEFGIVGLGTMGRNLLLNMADQGFSVLGLDLDPLKATVLAKEVGPQQHVKGVSAVVDFVSALRTPRAILMLVPAGKPVDIAISGMLPHLNEGDIIIDGGNTYFTDTDRRALELGKQKIHFFGMGISGGEKGARYGPSMMPGGDRSAYERLRPVFEAIAAKVDGQPCVTWLGNGSAGHYVKMVHNGIEYGIMQLIAEVYDMLKRGLGLPDEAIQQTFDTWDQQELQSYLIKITADIFKTRDPETGQLLVNMIADRARAKGTGKWTSQNAMDLQVPVPVIDTAVMMRDLSAHKEERTLAAQRFSSVINSEQPANMQQTLERLKSALYAATIITYAQGLSQLQVASKAYMYGIELESVARIWRGGCIIRSQSLELFRSAYARNPELINLLLDEEVASIIAQRQADLRWMVMMAVDKGIPAAASMAALSYFDAYRSAHLPGNLIQAQRDFFGAHQYERIDREGVFHTEWE; translated from the coding sequence ATGGAAGAATATGAATTTGGGATCGTTGGCCTGGGTACAATGGGCAGGAACTTGTTATTGAATATGGCCGATCAGGGCTTTTCTGTGTTGGGTCTGGACCTCGATCCGTTGAAAGCTACAGTGCTGGCTAAAGAGGTGGGCCCCCAGCAGCACGTAAAAGGCGTATCGGCCGTTGTTGATTTTGTAAGTGCACTACGAACGCCAAGGGCTATCTTGATGCTGGTGCCGGCCGGCAAGCCTGTTGATATAGCCATTTCAGGTATGCTGCCCCATTTGAATGAAGGCGATATCATTATTGATGGAGGCAATACGTATTTCACCGATACCGACCGTCGGGCCCTGGAGTTGGGCAAACAAAAGATCCATTTTTTTGGAATGGGTATTTCGGGTGGTGAAAAAGGTGCCCGCTATGGTCCCAGCATGATGCCGGGTGGCGACAGGTCCGCCTACGAGCGGCTACGTCCCGTATTTGAAGCCATTGCTGCCAAGGTAGATGGGCAACCCTGCGTGACCTGGCTAGGTAATGGCTCGGCTGGTCACTATGTAAAAATGGTGCATAACGGTATCGAGTATGGGATTATGCAGTTGATTGCTGAAGTGTACGACATGCTGAAACGTGGACTGGGCCTGCCAGACGAAGCCATTCAACAAACCTTTGACACTTGGGATCAGCAAGAGCTGCAGTCCTACTTAATAAAGATCACTGCCGATATTTTCAAAACAAGAGATCCAGAAACGGGGCAGTTGCTGGTGAACATGATTGCTGACCGCGCCCGCGCCAAAGGCACCGGCAAGTGGACCTCTCAAAACGCCATGGATCTGCAGGTGCCCGTTCCCGTTATCGATACCGCAGTAATGATGCGCGACCTGTCTGCTCATAAAGAAGAACGCACATTGGCCGCACAGCGCTTCTCATCGGTAATAAATAGCGAGCAGCCGGCCAATATGCAACAAACACTGGAGCGCTTGAAGAGCGCCTTATACGCGGCTACTATCATTACTTATGCGCAGGGGCTTTCGCAGCTGCAGGTGGCATCTAAGGCCTATATGTACGGTATTGAGCTGGAAAGTGTAGCGCGCATTTGGCGCGGCGGCTGTATTATTCGCTCACAAAGCCTGGAGCTTTTCCGCAGTGCCTACGCCCGGAACCCAGAACTGATCAACCTGCTGTTGGACGAGGAGGTGGCTTCCATCATTGCACAACGGCAGGCAGACCTGCGTTGGATGGTGATGATGGCTGTAGATAAAGGCATTCCTGCAGCTGCCTCAATGGCGGCGCTTTCCTATTTCGATGCCTATCGCAGCGCCCATTTACCGGGCAACCTGATCCAGGCCCAGCGCGATTTTTTCGGCGCCCACCAGTATGAACGTATCGACCGCGAGGGCGTTTTTCATACGGAATGGGAGTGA
- a CDS encoding RpiB/LacA/LacB family sugar-phosphate isomerase gives MKIGIAADHAGFEVKQQLVKQLEAVGYSVTDFGAHVYDADDDYPDIIVPLAKAITAGVMDRGIAVCGSGVGVSVAANKFPGVRAALITETYSAHQGVEHDNMNLMCLGGRVIGFVLIWDLVQAYLRASYNGGERFERRLHKIWAIETGRYL, from the coding sequence ATGAAAATAGGGATTGCTGCCGATCATGCTGGTTTCGAGGTTAAGCAACAGTTGGTGAAACAACTGGAAGCCGTAGGCTATTCAGTAACTGACTTTGGTGCGCATGTTTATGACGCTGACGATGATTATCCAGATATCATTGTTCCATTGGCAAAGGCTATTACAGCTGGTGTTATGGATCGTGGCATTGCCGTTTGCGGCAGCGGCGTAGGTGTATCGGTAGCAGCTAATAAATTTCCGGGCGTAAGGGCTGCGCTGATCACAGAAACCTATTCGGCGCACCAGGGTGTAGAGCATGATAATATGAACCTGATGTGCCTGGGCGGGCGCGTTATTGGCTTTGTGTTGATCTGGGACCTGGTACAGGCCTACCTGAGAGCATCTTATAATGGTGGTGAGCGTTTTGAGCGCCGATTGCATAAGATCTGGGCAATAGAAACGGGTCGCTATCTCTAA
- the tkt gene encoding transketolase, with the protein MASHTLNPIDERSINTIRFLSVDMVQQANSGHPGLPLGAAPMAYVLWSKFLRFNPRDPHWTNRDRFILSAGHGSALLYSLLHLYGYDLPLEEIKRFRQVGSKTPGHPESMLTPGVEVTTGPLGQGFGNGVGVAIAEAFLAATFNREGHSLIDHYTYGIVSDGDLMEGVASEAASLAGHLKLGKLIYLYDDNDISLDGPTSLAFTEDVPARFRAYGWQTLTVADGNDMQAIEDAIREAQADKEHPTLISVKTIIGYGSPQAGTSKVHGSALGEDNVKKTKTFFGWDPDKTFYIPDDVKTHLLELGKKGAHLQEEWQGNLDAYTKSFPNEAKQFDLAFSGKLPEGWEKELPVFGSEEALATRQASGKSLEALKKIVPWMIGGSADLASSTETPKNGDVSFQPGQYQNSNIWFGVREHAMGAILNGMATHRGVRVYGGTFLTFSDYMRGAIRLAALTEAPVTYIFTHDSIGLGEDGPTHQPVEHVTALRAIPNLTVIRPGDANETVAAWRIAMTSLKGPVALILTRQKIPTLDQTKYAPASNLEKGAYILSEANGAPTLILIGTGSELQLVVQAQERLQAEGIPTRVVSMPSWELFEQQDQAYKDTVFPPTIHKRLAVEAGITLAWYKYVTTGGAVIGIDRFGESGPGEEVLKHFGFTVDHVYNRAKALVKNDGQ; encoded by the coding sequence ATGGCTTCTCACACCCTTAACCCCATTGACGAGCGCAGCATTAATACGATCCGGTTTTTATCTGTTGACATGGTGCAGCAGGCCAACTCCGGTCACCCCGGTTTGCCGCTTGGCGCAGCCCCCATGGCCTATGTGCTATGGAGTAAGTTTTTACGATTCAATCCCCGCGATCCGCACTGGACCAACCGAGACAGGTTCATCCTCTCGGCAGGGCACGGTTCAGCCTTATTGTATAGCCTGTTGCATTTATACGGCTATGATCTTCCGTTAGAAGAGATCAAGCGGTTCCGGCAGGTAGGGTCCAAAACACCCGGTCATCCTGAATCCATGCTCACACCCGGCGTAGAGGTCACTACAGGGCCGTTAGGGCAGGGATTTGGTAATGGTGTGGGTGTTGCTATTGCCGAAGCGTTTTTAGCGGCTACGTTTAACCGTGAGGGACATTCTCTGATCGATCATTACACCTACGGTATAGTCAGTGATGGCGACCTGATGGAAGGTGTGGCCTCAGAAGCGGCATCTCTTGCTGGGCATTTAAAACTAGGTAAGCTTATTTATCTCTATGATGATAACGACATCTCGCTCGATGGTCCCACCAGCCTGGCGTTTACCGAGGATGTACCAGCACGCTTCCGTGCCTATGGCTGGCAAACACTTACCGTGGCCGATGGTAATGACATGCAAGCCATAGAAGACGCCATTCGTGAGGCACAGGCTGATAAAGAACACCCTACGCTCATTTCTGTAAAAACCATTATTGGTTATGGCAGTCCGCAAGCCGGTACCAGCAAGGTGCATGGCAGTGCCTTGGGTGAGGATAATGTCAAAAAGACCAAGACCTTCTTTGGCTGGGATCCTGATAAAACCTTTTACATACCTGACGATGTAAAAACGCATCTTTTAGAGTTGGGTAAAAAAGGAGCACACCTGCAAGAGGAGTGGCAAGGTAACCTGGACGCTTACACGAAAAGCTTCCCTAATGAAGCCAAACAGTTTGATCTGGCCTTTAGTGGTAAGCTACCCGAAGGCTGGGAAAAAGAACTGCCGGTGTTTGGGTCCGAAGAAGCACTGGCCACACGCCAGGCTTCGGGCAAATCACTTGAAGCGCTAAAGAAGATCGTTCCATGGATGATTGGCGGATCGGCGGACCTGGCCAGTTCTACCGAAACACCTAAGAACGGCGATGTTAGCTTTCAGCCAGGTCAGTATCAAAACAGCAATATCTGGTTTGGCGTACGCGAGCATGCTATGGGCGCTATTCTAAATGGCATGGCCACCCACCGCGGTGTTCGTGTTTATGGTGGTACCTTCTTAACCTTTTCTGACTATATGCGGGGCGCCATTCGTCTGGCCGCTTTAACAGAAGCACCCGTTACCTACATCTTTACGCACGATAGCATTGGCCTGGGAGAAGATGGTCCCACCCATCAGCCGGTAGAGCACGTTACTGCCTTGCGTGCCATTCCCAATCTTACCGTAATAAGGCCAGGCGATGCCAATGAAACAGTCGCTGCCTGGCGTATTGCCATGACCAGCTTGAAAGGGCCTGTTGCGCTCATTCTTACCCGCCAGAAGATACCCACGCTGGATCAAACAAAATATGCACCGGCTTCTAACCTCGAAAAGGGGGCTTATATCCTAAGTGAGGCCAATGGCGCACCGACACTTATACTGATTGGCACTGGCTCAGAACTGCAGCTGGTGGTGCAGGCACAAGAGCGCCTGCAAGCCGAGGGCATACCTACCCGTGTGGTCAGCATGCCTTCGTGGGAGCTATTTGAGCAGCAGGACCAGGCTTATAAAGACACGGTGTTCCCGCCAACTATTCATAAGCGGCTTGCCGTGGAAGCTGGCATTACGTTGGCATGGTACAAATATGTAACCACTGGAGGTGCCGTTATTGGTATTGATCGCTTTGGCGAGTCGGGGCCGGGTGAGGAAGTGCTCAAACATTTTGGCTTTACAGTAGATCATGTATACAACCGCGCGAAAGCGCTGGTAAAAAACGATGGTCAATGA
- a CDS encoding NADPH-dependent FMN reductase: protein MTIAIISSAVRTGRKSHWVALYFKNYIEQQGLATVDFIDLAEYQFPLFEERLRFMPSPSADVLDFAQRIVLADGVLIVTPEYNGGYPASLKNVVDLLYAEWKRKPIALATVSGGPFGGAQVMTSLVFSLWKIGAWVVPAMFQVAKVQESYDETGTPKDKEGTDKRAKAFLEELRWCIEANNRMQETAAKGS, encoded by the coding sequence ATGACCATTGCTATTATATCCTCTGCCGTACGCACCGGACGCAAAAGCCATTGGGTGGCGCTGTATTTCAAAAATTACATTGAACAACAGGGATTGGCTACTGTCGACTTTATTGATCTGGCAGAATACCAGTTTCCGCTTTTTGAAGAACGCCTGCGTTTTATGCCCTCACCATCGGCCGATGTTTTGGATTTTGCGCAACGCATTGTACTGGCAGATGGCGTGCTCATTGTTACTCCTGAATACAATGGCGGCTATCCCGCAAGCTTAAAAAACGTAGTGGATCTGCTGTACGCCGAATGGAAGCGTAAACCTATAGCCTTGGCTACCGTTTCCGGCGGACCTTTTGGCGGAGCACAGGTAATGACATCGCTAGTGTTTTCGCTATGGAAAATAGGAGCCTGGGTGGTGCCGGCAATGTTCCAGGTAGCCAAGGTGCAGGAGAGTTACGACGAGACAGGAACACCCAAAGACAAAGAAGGCACCGACAAAAGGGCAAAGGCATTTTTAGAAGAACTGCGCTGGTGCATAGAAGCCAATAATCGCATGCAGGAGACGGCTGCGAAAGGCTCTTAA
- a CDS encoding BamA/TamA family outer membrane protein → MNTTHSTTAVRHWLYLAAAILLFSSQSIGQSAIDDASIIANINRQKQYKGDSVYVLADAAFQKVPTTRWFLGDHYRREWITPIKVPVIDIDTLYGGLVVKKEGGGKQTKSLQLKSKTTGQEYTIRTVEKFPEKALPEEFAGTVAVEFVKDQVSSAHPYAPLVVADLAKAGGIYRSNPKFVFVKRSSALGEFDSTFGNQFYLMEERPQGNWEGNPLFGNAERIFSTEKMQESLLKPKYKADSRAFLRARLLDMFIGDWDRHEDQWTWGVRKQDGLNYIYPIPKDRDQAFAKLDGVVPWLGTRKWALRKAKYFKEDIEDMKGLMWQAKNLDRLILVDLTWPEWEKEGSAMQTAWTDNVITQAVNELPASVKPLNGQDIQQKLMHRRDDLMKYTKEYYKILSKEVEWMGTDNADKFVISSTEPSTFTIKHYALDKEGYLLKKERVFNSSETKEVRLYGMNGDDQFQIEPNTRLKSRIRLIGGYGNNSYTNATGSKLSKVYAYDTSLKKNSEVKKEFKIRTRPDSLWQQYTYGNYQYDIVLPFFLPGYNPDDGVFLGGGINYRKYKWNKPGLAAQHRIAANYAFESGAYNFLYEGFFAQVVGRWNVLANFYLNQPDYVLNFYGLGNNTEKLVDDKSFYRIRVEQLVAVAGLQRSWAAKHHVSILGDYLSTQVQEVDKRFVTSAGAALDSSAFDRVHWVGGTVSYLFSTRNDSYFPTHGVAVESAIQYHYSPTRSDNYSNYAGAFTFYLPIRSLVWTSRIGGAILSGDPQFFQYNQLSGLTNLRGYRRSRFSGKSMVYNNNELRIPVATLKGFVVRGKLGINLFCDNGRVWIPDEDSNRWHVGYGGGVWIVPYQRISFTANYGVSKEDQVLYIKAGFMF, encoded by the coding sequence ATGAACACCACTCATTCTACAACTGCTGTGCGGCATTGGCTATACCTCGCTGCTGCTATTCTCTTGTTCTCATCCCAAAGTATTGGCCAGTCTGCAATTGACGATGCCTCCATTATTGCTAACATAAACCGGCAAAAGCAATACAAAGGCGACAGTGTCTATGTTCTTGCCGACGCGGCCTTTCAGAAAGTGCCTACTACGCGTTGGTTCCTTGGCGACCACTACCGGCGCGAATGGATCACACCAATAAAAGTTCCCGTGATTGATATTGATACACTTTATGGAGGGTTGGTAGTAAAAAAAGAAGGCGGAGGTAAACAAACCAAGTCTTTACAACTAAAGTCAAAGACCACCGGGCAGGAATATACCATACGTACGGTGGAGAAGTTTCCCGAGAAAGCCCTGCCAGAGGAATTTGCCGGAACAGTTGCCGTTGAATTTGTAAAAGACCAGGTATCATCTGCACATCCATATGCACCATTGGTGGTGGCCGATCTGGCCAAAGCAGGCGGCATCTATCGTAGTAACCCGAAGTTTGTATTTGTAAAAAGATCAAGTGCATTAGGTGAATTTGACTCCACGTTTGGCAACCAGTTCTACCTGATGGAAGAGCGCCCACAAGGCAACTGGGAAGGCAACCCGTTGTTTGGAAATGCCGAGCGGATCTTCTCTACCGAAAAAATGCAGGAGTCATTATTAAAGCCAAAATACAAAGCCGACAGCAGGGCCTTCCTACGCGCCCGTTTATTGGATATGTTCATAGGCGACTGGGACCGGCATGAAGATCAATGGACATGGGGTGTGCGGAAACAGGATGGATTGAATTACATATATCCCATACCGAAAGATCGGGACCAGGCATTTGCCAAGCTGGATGGCGTTGTGCCCTGGTTAGGTACCCGCAAATGGGCCTTGCGTAAGGCTAAATACTTTAAAGAGGATATAGAGGATATGAAAGGGTTGATGTGGCAAGCTAAAAACCTGGATCGCCTGATATTGGTAGATCTTACCTGGCCCGAGTGGGAAAAAGAAGGAAGTGCAATGCAAACGGCATGGACAGATAACGTAATTACACAAGCGGTGAATGAATTGCCGGCTTCGGTTAAGCCTTTAAACGGCCAGGATATACAGCAAAAGCTTATGCATCGTAGAGACGATTTGATGAAGTACACCAAAGAGTATTATAAGATCCTTTCAAAAGAGGTGGAATGGATGGGTACTGATAACGCAGACAAGTTTGTGATATCCTCAACCGAGCCTTCTACATTTACCATAAAGCATTATGCCTTGGATAAGGAAGGATACCTGCTAAAAAAAGAACGGGTATTTAACTCCAGTGAAACAAAAGAGGTACGCCTCTATGGCATGAATGGCGATGATCAGTTTCAAATAGAACCCAACACCCGGTTAAAATCAAGGATCCGGTTGATTGGTGGTTATGGTAATAATAGCTATACCAATGCTACAGGTTCCAAGTTGTCGAAAGTATATGCATACGATACTTCATTGAAAAAGAACAGTGAGGTGAAAAAGGAGTTTAAGATAAGAACACGCCCCGACTCCCTTTGGCAACAATACACCTATGGTAATTACCAGTACGATATAGTATTGCCATTTTTTTTGCCAGGCTATAACCCTGATGATGGCGTTTTCCTGGGCGGTGGCATCAACTACAGAAAATACAAATGGAATAAACCGGGACTTGCTGCACAACATCGCATCGCTGCTAACTATGCCTTCGAATCTGGTGCTTATAACTTCTTATACGAAGGCTTCTTTGCGCAGGTTGTTGGACGCTGGAATGTATTGGCCAATTTCTACCTGAACCAACCCGACTATGTGTTGAACTTTTATGGACTGGGTAATAATACAGAGAAGCTGGTAGACGATAAATCCTTCTATAGAATAAGGGTAGAACAACTGGTGGCGGTAGCCGGGCTGCAACGTTCATGGGCGGCCAAGCACCATGTGTCGATTTTGGGCGATTATTTATCAACCCAGGTGCAGGAGGTAGATAAACGTTTTGTAACCAGTGCTGGTGCAGCGCTGGACTCATCGGCTTTTGATCGCGTACATTGGGTTGGTGGTACGGTGTCTTATTTGTTTTCAACAAGAAATGATAGTTATTTTCCTACCCATGGCGTAGCTGTAGAATCGGCCATTCAATACCACTACTCGCCAACGCGGTCGGATAATTATTCCAACTATGCCGGGGCGTTTACTTTTTATCTTCCCATACGTTCATTGGTTTGGACCAGCCGCATTGGTGGTGCTATTCTTTCTGGCGATCCACAGTTTTTCCAGTACAACCAGCTCAGTGGCTTAACCAATTTAAGAGGGTACAGAAGAAGCCGTTTTTCTGGTAAATCCATGGTGTACAATAACAATGAACTGCGCATACCAGTAGCAACGCTTAAAGGTTTTGTTGTAAGAGGTAAGCTGGGTATTAACCTGTTCTGTGATAATGGACGGGTATGGATACCAGATGAAGATTCCAACCGCTGGCATGTAGGCTATGGTGGCGGTGTATGGATTGTTCCTTACCAGCGGATTTCGTTTACAGCCAACTATGGCGTATCAAAAGAAGACCAGGTGCTATATATAAAAGCAGGATTCATGTTCTGA
- a CDS encoding pirin family protein: MKSQVFRKTERGIKDIGWLKSNFYFSFSDYYHPLKSAFGTLVAFNDDFVEAGKGFGIHPHANMEIISVLLKGKMNHIDTLGYKTVIEEGGVQIMSAGSGLRHEEYNIGEEEVNFLQIWIEPKLQNITPRYQQRSFPKEKRRNQLKTIVSNEEGMEHCWINQSAKLSLGSFDTAQELTYRFSPANKCLFIFLLEGQIRVDGTDLHPRDAIGVWETDTVPIHCEAGADFLIIETPINQK, from the coding sequence ATGAAGTCACAGGTTTTCAGAAAAACAGAGCGCGGCATAAAAGACATTGGTTGGTTGAAGAGCAATTTTTACTTCAGTTTTAGCGATTATTACCATCCATTAAAATCAGCTTTTGGAACGCTAGTAGCATTCAACGACGATTTTGTAGAAGCTGGTAAGGGCTTTGGTATACACCCGCACGCCAATATGGAAATTATCTCCGTCTTGTTGAAAGGAAAGATGAACCATATTGATACCCTAGGTTATAAAACGGTGATTGAAGAAGGTGGTGTACAAATTATGAGCGCTGGTAGTGGACTACGCCACGAGGAATATAATATTGGAGAAGAGGAGGTTAACTTTTTACAGATATGGATCGAGCCCAAGTTGCAAAACATCACACCCCGCTACCAGCAACGCAGTTTTCCCAAAGAGAAAAGAAGAAATCAATTAAAAACCATTGTTTCGAATGAAGAAGGCATGGAGCATTGCTGGATCAATCAAAGCGCCAAACTTTCACTGGGGTCTTTTGATACAGCGCAAGAACTAACCTATCGCTTTTCGCCTGCCAATAAATGCCTTTTTATATTCCTGCTGGAAGGGCAAATACGTGTAGATGGGACCGACCTTCACCCCAGGGATGCCATTGGTGTATGGGAAACCGATACCGTACCCATTCACTGCGAAGCCGGTGCTGATTTTTTAATTATTGAAACACCTATCAACCAAAAGTGA
- a CDS encoding alpha/beta hydrolase has translation MHEKNILTAGKELDPKNNVLILLHGRGGSAEDILTLANHLDVKDFTLLAPQATNNTWYPYSFLAPPAQNEPWLSSSLALLKEMVQDLNSKGIPSEHIYFLGFSQGACLTLEFVTRNATKYGGIVAFTGGLIGDKIYPENYKGGFEQTPVFIGTSDPDPHVPVERVYATTNILNGMGAAVEAKVYNSMGHTINHDEIDNANRLVFNAQSIKSV, from the coding sequence ATGCACGAAAAAAATATACTGACAGCAGGAAAGGAACTAGACCCTAAGAACAATGTATTAATTCTGTTACACGGACGTGGCGGTAGTGCAGAAGATATTCTGACTCTTGCCAACCATCTGGACGTAAAAGACTTTACATTACTGGCTCCGCAGGCTACTAATAATACCTGGTATCCCTATTCATTTTTAGCGCCACCTGCGCAAAATGAACCTTGGTTATCGTCGTCGCTGGCCTTGTTGAAAGAAATGGTTCAAGATCTTAATAGTAAAGGCATACCCTCAGAGCACATTTACTTCTTAGGTTTTTCACAAGGAGCCTGTCTGACCCTGGAGTTTGTTACACGTAACGCCACAAAATACGGCGGCATAGTAGCTTTTACAGGAGGCTTGATAGGTGATAAGATCTATCCTGAAAATTACAAGGGCGGCTTTGAGCAAACGCCCGTCTTTATAGGAACAAGCGATCCTGATCCACACGTACCGGTAGAACGCGTATATGCCACTACAAACATTTTAAATGGCATGGGTGCTGCTGTTGAAGCAAAAGTGTATAACAGCATGGGACATACGATTAACCATGATGAAATTGATAACGCCAACCGCCTGGTGTTTAATGCACAATCTATAAAGAGCGTATAA